In Corvus cornix cornix isolate S_Up_H32 chromosome 22, ASM73873v5, whole genome shotgun sequence, the DNA window CCAGTGCGGAAGCTGACGTGAGTCTTTGGCCGTAGAGCGCGTACGGGGAGTAGTAAGGTCCGGCGGCCGGCAAGGAGGGCACGGGCAGGGCGCCGGCCGTGGGCAAGTGGCTCTTGCCATAGGGGTGGTACCTGTTTAGTCCCAAAGTGTGTGGGCTCCTCAAGGAGAGCGAGGCCGGTAACGTGTTGGGGctcccgggggcggcgggcgggaggTGGAGGTGGCAGGAGGCCGCGGAGCCCAGCCCGGAGGTAGGGTAACCCGCCAAGAGTTTCTCGGCCCCCGGCAGGGCCGTGTGGGTCCGTAGGTGGGTGAGCAGCTCCTCCGAGGTGGCAAACCTCTTGTCGCAGGGTCCGCTGGCAGACACCCAGTTGCATATGTGGGGCAGGGGGTCGTTCTGCAGCATGAAGCCGTAGGTGTAGAGGGGGTGGCCGGGCAGGCTGGGGGTGCCGCTGGAGGAGAGCGTGGTGTGCACCGAGTGCAGGGGGTGCGTGGGGTACACCAAGGGGTATCCGCTCTTGAGGCTGCCAGGGTCGTGCACGCAGCTGGAGCAGTTGCTGGAGCCCAGGTGCGAGGCGCTGTGGTAGCTCAGGCAATACGGGTCCCGGCATAATCCCTGCATGAAGGAGGGCGGCGAGGCCCCGGTGAGCGGGCTGGAGCTGGGCGGTTTGCCCGGCAGCCCCAGCGCCCCCGGCAGCTGGCTGCTCACCAGCCCCGGCTTGGTGGGGTCCAGCCCGGGCACGAACTGGGACGGGTAGCCGGCGTATGCACCGACGATGGAGCCGTGGTAGCCGATGCTGGAGGGCGGCAGGGGGAAGACGGAGTGGCCCGGCTTGTAGGGCGAGACGGGGGCCACATGGCCGGCGGGCGGCAGGGCGGGGGGCTCCGACTTGCGGCCCGAGGGGGGCTCGCCGTGCGCCCCGGGCTCCACCGCCCCGCGCCCCAGCGCCCCGCCCGTCCCCTCGGGGCTGGGCTTGCCCCCCTCGGGCTCTTTCTTCTCCTCGGCGCCCTTGGGGTCGGGGTGCTGCGGCGAGGCCCCGCGGGAGCCGCCGGGCGAGGCGGCGGCGTGCGGGGGGAACGGCGGGCACGCGGCGCTGGGCACCCGAAAGCCGGCCTTGTCCGCGCCGCCCTCCTTGCGCGGCTCCCCGCCGCCCTTCGAGTAGGGCTTGAAGCTCGACTTGTCCTCGGCGGGCACGTCCCCGCTGCCCGGCGGCTTcagcgcggcggggcgggcggagggCTCCTTCtcggcggcgggcgcggcggcggccaCGGCGTTCAGCTTGGAGGAGGGCGGCGGGTCCGGCTTCCCGATCTGCGAGCAGGTCTGGGCCAGCAGCGCCAGCGGGCTCTTCTTGGCGTCCAGCTGCGGGCGGAGCGGAGCCGGTCAGGGGGGACCCCGACGGCGCCCCCGCACCGGCCTCCCCCCACCCCCGAAaccccggggccgggcccggcgccGAGCCAGGGCGCGGGGATGGGGGGGACGGGGCGGGGGACGCGCCCGGCCGCGGAGAAGAGGGacggggtggggtggggggagcggggctgcggcggcagcaggggagggaaggaacGGGGTGGGGGGAGCGGGGAcgccaggcagggcagagcccgGCCGGGAGAACCGGGAGAGCCGGCCGAGAATGCTGGGAGCACCGGGCTGGGAAGAGCCCGGCCGCGAGAACCGGGAGAGCCGGGCTGGGAAGAGCCCGGCCGGGAGGACCGGGAGCGCGGGTCCGGTCCGAGTCGCGGTCGGGGGCGGCGGGCACTGACCTCGATGGGGCTGACGGGCGTGGAGGAGAGCGGCTGGAGGTACTCGGGGTGCAGGAGGTGGCCGCCGTGGGCGCTGAGCATCTTCAGGACGCGGATGGGCAGCCGGCTGGCCTGACGCAGCGGGtcggcggggggcggccggggcgacggggcggccgcggctccgCGGCTCGGCGGGGTCCTCGGCCGGGGCCCGCCGGGAGCGCCGCTCATTTGGGGCGGGGGAAAGGGGGGGTGCCCGGgctccgcggggccgggccgggccgggcgggcggcggagcggcggcggcggcggccccggcgaGACGAAGCCCTTCCCCGGCCCCACCGACACGTCAAATAGCCCCGATGGCGGCCGCGCTCCGAGGGGGCCGGCGCCGCGCACCAATCCGCGCCCGGCCGGGCCCCCGGGGCGGGGAGAGCCGCCGGTGGGGGGGGCgagccgccgccgctccgccgccaccgccccgcgccgccgcgcGGGGGAGAACCGCGGCACCGGCCCGAGCGCGGCGGCGGCTGGCGCGGCGCGGAgggcacggcacggcacggcacggcacggcacggcacggcacggcacggcacggcacggctcGGCACGGCATGGCGCTGCTGGCGCGGCTTGGATGGCATGGCTTGCGTGacatggcatggcatggcatggcatggcatgaTATGGCATGACACTGGTGGCACAGCTTGGCATAGCTTGGCTGGAACGCCTTAGCAGGGCACAGCATGGCACTGCTAACGCACCTTGGCACGGCTGACACGAGATGGCACAGCTTGGATGGCACGGCACTGCTTAGCACGCCTCAGCATGGCATGGCTCAGCTGAcatggcactgctggcacagcttAGGATGGCATGGcatgcccagcctggctgatCATGGCATGGCTCAGCTGGCACACCATGGCatggcactgctgccctggcacGGCTTAGATAGGAtcagcctggcacagcttggcatggcacagctcagcacccCTGTGCCAGTGGCTCCTGCACCCAAACCTGCGCCCAGTGCCTGTGCCCTGCCACcgccctgccccagcagccagctgggcCTTAACTCAGAGCTCTCACAAAGTGACAATTCCCTTGTGAACCTACAACTCCTTTTTTCTGggcattttctcctttctttggtTTGCTGAGTCTTAAAAGTCTTCAGGTGCCAGTGCAGGCTGCTGTATAACTAATTAACTTCCAACAATTAACTTCCTATTTCTAGTTACCTTTTCCAGACATTCTTGAATTAATTTCACAAACCCCTGGGGCTTCAGTTTTGGGGGGGGGGCTGAAAACCAACCAAGCTCAGCCAGGCTCTATCCATGAGGAGCCAAGGCACATGGATAAATCCTGGAGCTTTACCCAAGCGACGTCGTGCATGTGAGCCTCTGGGGTCCGGGTGGGGCGAGTGCTGCTTCCCTAGCTCTCCTGGGCTTCAGGTGGGAGCTGGTGGGAGAATGGGGGCTTGGGGGGAGATGTGCAatgggatgggggtgggggaaTGAGGAGAAAATCGTGAGGGCCAGGATGGAATGAGAACTGAGGACCTTTGGCCTGAAGAAAGGCAATGTGGGGCTGGGTGCCCACTCTGGCCCCATCTCTGCCCTCCCTGGGTTTGTGTTTCAGGTCCCTCCTGCCTACCCAGCGAGGGAGAGGTGAAAGGGGGAGAGGCAGACACCTCTAATTAATCATATTAACTCCTGACAGATGCTTTATGTTCCAACAATGTTGCTATTATTAAGTTTATGTGCCCACCCCTCTCCGAGCCCGCTGCTCCGGGTTCTGGGAAAAAAGGCTTTGCTGGATTTCCCTGGTGAGTGCTGGCATTGCCTAGCGCAGCCCCACATCCAGTCCCGCTTGTCCAACCACTATCAATCACACCCAGGGTCAGGCCTGTCAATTTCCCCTCTTTGtgaagcttttttcttctctttttttcactctccCAAAGCTGACCGCAAGATTGATTCAATCCGGACAGCGGGATGTAAGCAGAGAGGCGCTGCCGTTCAAAGGAGCCATtcaaggaaggaggaaaaggaggaaacagaaaaaaaggctttcctCAAAGTCACTCGAGTTGTTCGCCAACAACAACACGGCCTTAACAGAGCAACCCAAAATCAGGTGGGACGAGTGCGTAAGAGCAGCGGCGATGCCGCCGGAGCGGAGCGAGGGCACGGAGCAGCGATGCCCCCGGGGCTGTTTGTCCTTCCCCGAACCTCGGGTCATGCCCAAGGCCTGATCCAGCCCCGGTGCTGGCACACAGAGGCCATTTCTGGGTCAGCTTGTGCTTGCTGGATTAAAGCTTCATCAGAGGGATGTCATGGGTAATGGTGAATCTTGCTCCATGCTGGTGCCCTTCCTGGAGCCCGTTGGATCCTCTGCTCTAAAATCCACGAGGATTTATTTAAGGAGAGCAGTAACCAGAGGGGAGAAAGTTA includes these proteins:
- the ZNF703 gene encoding zinc finger protein 703, encoding MSGAPGGPRPRTPPSRGAAAAPSPRPPPADPLRQASRLPIRVLKMLSAHGGHLLHPEYLQPLSSTPVSPIELDAKKSPLALLAQTCSQIGKPDPPPSSKLNAVAAAAPAAEKEPSARPAALKPPGSGDVPAEDKSSFKPYSKGGGEPRKEGGADKAGFRVPSAACPPFPPHAAASPGGSRGASPQHPDPKGAEEKKEPEGGKPSPEGTGGALGRGAVEPGAHGEPPSGRKSEPPALPPAGHVAPVSPYKPGHSVFPLPPSSIGYHGSIVGAYAGYPSQFVPGLDPTKPGLVSSQLPGALGLPGKPPSSSPLTGASPPSFMQGLCRDPYCLSYHSASHLGSSNCSSCVHDPGSLKSGYPLVYPTHPLHSVHTTLSSSGTPSLPGHPLYTYGFMLQNDPLPHICNWVSASGPCDKRFATSEELLTHLRTHTALPGAEKLLAGYPTSGLGSAASCHLHLPPAAPGSPNTLPASLSLRSPHTLGLNRYHPYGKSHLPTAGALPVPSLPAAGPYYSPYALYGQRLTSASALGYQ